A section of the Malus sylvestris chromosome 17, drMalSylv7.2, whole genome shotgun sequence genome encodes:
- the LOC126611369 gene encoding protein LOW PHOTOSYNTHETIC EFFICIENCY 1, chloroplastic-like isoform X2, with the protein MQALITWDVPQVGFEFGPSCKFRTRSRRKNIVVGSPVCNGGNADVLLGSEGFNGGRKFGFGCGCFSGHSRPKLARFCEPKKGSFGGSFVVAWALEEQAIGNEVVVEESTSEHRLSGECESEGGVGHRNVDGRNGGDGNDGDEVGVGGQGCDWEQRNEKIDVRALALSLQFAKTADDVEEVLKDKGDLPLQVFSSIIRGFGRDRLMDSAFATVEWLKRKKEETNGFIAPNLFIYNSLLGAVKQSGQFGEMDRVLNDMAREGVAPNVVTYNTKMAIYIDRGLSTEALHVLEEIQEKGMTPSPVSYSTALLAYQRMQDGNGALKFFVDFREKYRKGHIGKDADVDWEQEFVKLENFTKRVCYQVMRRWLVRDDNLTTKVLKLLTEMDIAEVPLGRAEHERLLWACTREEHYIVAKDLYSRIREKHSDISLAVCNHTIWLMGKAKKWWAALEIYEDMLDKGPQPNNMSYELIVSHFNVLLSAARKRAIWKWGVRLLNKMEEKGLQPRSKEWNAVLVACSKAAETSAAIKIFKRMVEQGQKPTILSYGALLSALEKGKRYDEACQVWEHMLKVGLKPNLYAYTTMASIFSGHGKPNMVETIINDMVSAGVEPTVVTFNAIISGFARNGFSSAAYEWFDCMKAQNIPPNHVTYEMLIEALANEGKPRLAYELYLRAQTQRLALSSKAYDTVVQSSLESGANIDVRLLGERPPERKGNVQGRNTSSQVS; encoded by the exons ATGCAAGCTTTAATCACTTGGGATGTACCCCAGGTGGGATTTGAATTTGGTCCTTCTTGTAAATTTAGAACTAGGAGTAGGAGAAAAAATATTGTTGTTGGTTCTCCTGTTTGTAATGGAGGAAATGCTGATGTTTTACTTGGGAGTGAGGGCTTCAATGGAGGCCGAAAATTTGGTTTCGGATGTGGTTGCTTCTCTGGGCACTCTAGACCTAAACTTGCTCGGTTTTGTGAGCCCAAGAAGGGTTCATTTGGCGGTTCTTTTGTGGTAGCATGGGCATTGGAGGAGCAAGCAATTGGGAATGAGGTTGTTGTGGAGGAATCGACCTCGGAACATAGGTTGTCAGGTGAATGCGAGAGTGAGGGTGGTGTTGGTCATCGAAATGTGGATGGAAGGAATGGCGGTGATGGTAATGATGGTGATGAAGTAGGGGTAGGCGGTCAAGGATGTGATTGGGAACAGAGAAATGAAAAGATTGACGTGCGTGCACTGGCGCTGAGCTTACAGTTTGCGAAAACAGCTGATGATGTTGAAGAGGTTCTTAAGGACAAGGGTGATTTGCCCCTTCAAGTATTCTCATCGATCATTAGGGGTTTCGGAAGAGACAGACTGATGGATTCTGCTTTTGCTACTGTCGAATGGCTtaagaggaagaaggaagaaactaATGGTTTTATTGCCCCAAACTTATTCATATATAACAGTCTTTTGGGTGCAGTGAAGCAATCTGGACAATTCGGAGAAATGGACAGAGTCTTGAATGATATGGCTAGGGAAGGGGTGGCGCCGAATGTTGTAACTTACAACACTAAAATGGCGATTTACATTGATCGAGGACTAAGTACGGAGGCCCTTCATGTTCTTGAGGAGATTCAAGAAAAAGGCATGACTCCATCTCCCGTATCGTATTCCACAGCATTGTTGGCTTATCAAAGAATGCAAGACGGGAATGGAGCTTTAAAGTTCTTTGTTGATTTTAGAGAAAAGTATCGTAAGGGTCATATAGGTAAAGATGCTGATGTAGACTGGGAACAAGAGTTTGTGAAGCTTGAGAACTTTACAAAACGCGTTTGCTACCAAGTGATGCGGCGGTGGCTTGTGAGGGATGATAACTTAACAACCAAAGTGCTAAAACTGCTAACAGAGATGGATATTGCTGAGGTTCCACTTGGAAGGGCGGAGCACGAGCGCCTTTTGTGGGCTTGTACCCGTGAAGAACATTATATTGTAGCTAAAGATTTGTATAGTAGGATAAGAGAAAAGCATTCTGACATAAGTCTAGCCGTGTGTAACCATACAATTTGGTTGATGGGGAAGGCTAAGAAATGGTGGGCAGCTTTGGAGATTTATGAGGATATGTTGGACAAGGGGCCACAACCAAATAACATGTCGTATGAATTGATAGTATCTCACTTTAATGTTCTTCTAAGTGCAGCTAGAAAAAGAGCAATTTGGAAATGGGGTGTCAGGTTGCTCAACAAGATGGAAGAGAAAGGACTTCAACCGAGAAGTAAGGAATGGAATGCAGTTCTTGTTGCCTGTTCCAAAGCGGCTGAAACTTCTGCTgctatcaaaattttcaagagaATGGTGGAGCAAGGTCAGAAACCCACAATCCTTTCTTACGGGGCATTGCTTAGTGCCCTTGAGAAGGGAAAGCGATATGATGAGGCCTGTCAGGTGTGGGAACATATGCTTAAGGTTGGTCTGAAACCAAACTTGTACGCCTACACAACTATGGCTTCGATTTTCAGTGGCCATGGAAAACCAAACATGGTAGAAACCATCATCAATGACATGGTTTCAGCAGGTGTTGAGCCAACTGTTGTCACATTCAATGCCATTATCAGTGGGTTTGCAAGAAACGGTTTTAGCAGTGCTGCATACGAATGGTTTGACTGCATGAAAGCTCAGAACATCCCTCCAAACCATGTCACATACGAAATGTTGATTGAGGCTCTCGCAAACGAAGGGAAACCGAGACTTGCATATGAGCTATATTTGAGAGCTCAAACTCAGCGCCTTGCCCTCTCTTCAAAAGCTTATGACACAGTGGTTCAGTCCTCACTGGAATCCGGAGCTAACATTGATGTAAGACTCTTAGGCGAACGGCCACCAGAGAGAAAGGGGAATGTGCAAG GTAGAAACACTTCCAGCCAAGTTTCCTAA
- the LOC126611369 gene encoding protein LOW PHOTOSYNTHETIC EFFICIENCY 1, chloroplastic-like isoform X1: protein MQALITWDVPQVGFEFGPSCKFRTRSRRKNIVVGSPVCNGGNADVLLGSEGFNGGRKFGFGCGCFSGHSRPKLARFCEPKKGSFGGSFVVAWALEEQAIGNEVVVEESTSEHRLSGECESEGGVGHRNVDGRNGGDGNDGDEVGVGGQGCDWEQRNEKIDVRALALSLQFAKTADDVEEVLKDKGDLPLQVFSSIIRGFGRDRLMDSAFATVEWLKRKKEETNGFIAPNLFIYNSLLGAVKQSGQFGEMDRVLNDMAREGVAPNVVTYNTKMAIYIDRGLSTEALHVLEEIQEKGMTPSPVSYSTALLAYQRMQDGNGALKFFVDFREKYRKGHIGKDADVDWEQEFVKLENFTKRVCYQVMRRWLVRDDNLTTKVLKLLTEMDIAEVPLGRAEHERLLWACTREEHYIVAKDLYSRIREKHSDISLAVCNHTIWLMGKAKKWWAALEIYEDMLDKGPQPNNMSYELIVSHFNVLLSAARKRAIWKWGVRLLNKMEEKGLQPRSKEWNAVLVACSKAAETSAAIKIFKRMVEQGQKPTILSYGALLSALEKGKRYDEACQVWEHMLKVGLKPNLYAYTTMASIFSGHGKPNMVETIINDMVSAGVEPTVVTFNAIISGFARNGFSSAAYEWFDCMKAQNIPPNHVTYEMLIEALANEGKPRLAYELYLRAQTQRLALSSKAYDTVVQSSLESGANIDVRLLGERPPERKGNVQGRNTSSQVS, encoded by the coding sequence ATGCAAGCTTTAATCACTTGGGATGTACCCCAGGTGGGATTTGAATTTGGTCCTTCTTGTAAATTTAGAACTAGGAGTAGGAGAAAAAATATTGTTGTTGGTTCTCCTGTTTGTAATGGAGGAAATGCTGATGTTTTACTTGGGAGTGAGGGCTTCAATGGAGGCCGAAAATTTGGTTTCGGATGTGGTTGCTTCTCTGGGCACTCTAGACCTAAACTTGCTCGGTTTTGTGAGCCCAAGAAGGGTTCATTTGGCGGTTCTTTTGTGGTAGCATGGGCATTGGAGGAGCAAGCAATTGGGAATGAGGTTGTTGTGGAGGAATCGACCTCGGAACATAGGTTGTCAGGTGAATGCGAGAGTGAGGGTGGTGTTGGTCATCGAAATGTGGATGGAAGGAATGGCGGTGATGGTAATGATGGTGATGAAGTAGGGGTAGGCGGTCAAGGATGTGATTGGGAACAGAGAAATGAAAAGATTGACGTGCGTGCACTGGCGCTGAGCTTACAGTTTGCGAAAACAGCTGATGATGTTGAAGAGGTTCTTAAGGACAAGGGTGATTTGCCCCTTCAAGTATTCTCATCGATCATTAGGGGTTTCGGAAGAGACAGACTGATGGATTCTGCTTTTGCTACTGTCGAATGGCTtaagaggaagaaggaagaaactaATGGTTTTATTGCCCCAAACTTATTCATATATAACAGTCTTTTGGGTGCAGTGAAGCAATCTGGACAATTCGGAGAAATGGACAGAGTCTTGAATGATATGGCTAGGGAAGGGGTGGCGCCGAATGTTGTAACTTACAACACTAAAATGGCGATTTACATTGATCGAGGACTAAGTACGGAGGCCCTTCATGTTCTTGAGGAGATTCAAGAAAAAGGCATGACTCCATCTCCCGTATCGTATTCCACAGCATTGTTGGCTTATCAAAGAATGCAAGACGGGAATGGAGCTTTAAAGTTCTTTGTTGATTTTAGAGAAAAGTATCGTAAGGGTCATATAGGTAAAGATGCTGATGTAGACTGGGAACAAGAGTTTGTGAAGCTTGAGAACTTTACAAAACGCGTTTGCTACCAAGTGATGCGGCGGTGGCTTGTGAGGGATGATAACTTAACAACCAAAGTGCTAAAACTGCTAACAGAGATGGATATTGCTGAGGTTCCACTTGGAAGGGCGGAGCACGAGCGCCTTTTGTGGGCTTGTACCCGTGAAGAACATTATATTGTAGCTAAAGATTTGTATAGTAGGATAAGAGAAAAGCATTCTGACATAAGTCTAGCCGTGTGTAACCATACAATTTGGTTGATGGGGAAGGCTAAGAAATGGTGGGCAGCTTTGGAGATTTATGAGGATATGTTGGACAAGGGGCCACAACCAAATAACATGTCGTATGAATTGATAGTATCTCACTTTAATGTTCTTCTAAGTGCAGCTAGAAAAAGAGCAATTTGGAAATGGGGTGTCAGGTTGCTCAACAAGATGGAAGAGAAAGGACTTCAACCGAGAAGTAAGGAATGGAATGCAGTTCTTGTTGCCTGTTCCAAAGCGGCTGAAACTTCTGCTgctatcaaaattttcaagagaATGGTGGAGCAAGGTCAGAAACCCACAATCCTTTCTTACGGGGCATTGCTTAGTGCCCTTGAGAAGGGAAAGCGATATGATGAGGCCTGTCAGGTGTGGGAACATATGCTTAAGGTTGGTCTGAAACCAAACTTGTACGCCTACACAACTATGGCTTCGATTTTCAGTGGCCATGGAAAACCAAACATGGTAGAAACCATCATCAATGACATGGTTTCAGCAGGTGTTGAGCCAACTGTTGTCACATTCAATGCCATTATCAGTGGGTTTGCAAGAAACGGTTTTAGCAGTGCTGCATACGAATGGTTTGACTGCATGAAAGCTCAGAACATCCCTCCAAACCATGTCACATACGAAATGTTGATTGAGGCTCTCGCAAACGAAGGGAAACCGAGACTTGCATATGAGCTATATTTGAGAGCTCAAACTCAGCGCCTTGCCCTCTCTTCAAAAGCTTATGACACAGTGGTTCAGTCCTCACTGGAATCCGGAGCTAACATTGATGTAAGACTCTTAGGCGAACGGCCACCAGAGAGAAAGGGGAATGTGCAAGGTAGAAATACTTCCAGCCAAGTTTCTTAA
- the LOC126611370 gene encoding uncharacterized membrane protein At3g27390-like has translation MEPPRGVLATLWNFICFLPYFIGLLILGSIKGIVLCLLICLIMTVGNTGIILGLWPIHFVWTYYCVLRSKRLGPVLKIVICLCVLPTVLILWPVVGIVGSIVGGAAFGFFSPIMETFQAVGEGKTDQLYHCFYDGTWSTVKGCFTIVRDNRDVCYYTYFSIMDDLQHGGPPVTKYYEIRLLYFPGAVILAVLGFMVDMPVISFIALCKCPYMLFKGWHRLFHDLIGREGPFLETICVPFAGLAILLWPLAVVGAVLGSMVASIFLGAYAGVIVYQESSIWLGLCYIVASLAIYDEHSNDILDMPEGSCFPRPKYRKKAELLRTNSLSLSVSRPGSFKNAPTRSASFTGPIIELKPLEFIDTLFKECKHHGQILVADGTITLQDLEDAKSSQGSRVISIGLPAYCLLQTLLRSAKANSPGILLSDNVTEITNTNRPKEKFFDWFFNPLSIIKDQIKAENLSEAEEAYLCKLVLLTGDPLRLKQSNIGTPPESERKQAELDALARRLQGITKSISRFPTFRRRFENLVDAISDDLAQNGNGSSKLSSGPRTVPRSKSAFAQLFSHKSFSFSNASNHGTDPESRLVVRDVTIT, from the exons ATGGAACCTCCAAGGGGTGTTTTGGCTACTCTGTGGAACTTCATCTGCTTTCTTCCTTACTTCATTGGCCTTCTGATTCTTGGCAGCATTAAAG GTATCGTTTTATGCCTGTTGATATGCCTTATCATGACAGTAGGAAACACCGGTATCATACTCGGTCTTTGGCCAATACACTTTGTCTGGACCTATTATTGCGTTTTGAG atctAAGAGATTAGGGCCAGTACTGAAGATTGTCATCTGCTTATGTGTACTACCTACCGTCTTGATCTTGTGGCCAGTGGTCGGGATTGTTGGTAGTATTGTGGGTGGAGCAGCATTTGGCTTTTTTTCTCCGATAATGGAAACTTTTCAAGCTGTTGGAGAAGGGAAGACCGATCAATTGTACCACTGCTTTTAT GATGGAACTTGGAGCACTGTCAAAGGGTGCTTCACTATTGTGAGGGATAACAGGGATGTATGTTACTACACTTACTTCTCAATTATGGATGACCTGCAACACGGAGGTCCTCCGGTCACAAAATATTATGAGATTAG GCTGCTATATTTTCCTGGGGCTGTTATATTAGCAGTCCTTGGTTTCATGGTTGATATGCCAGTGATCTCATTTATTGCCCTATGCAAATGCCCGTACATGCTCTTCAAGGGGTGGCACCGTTTGTTTCATGACCTTATTGGTCGTGAAGGCCCTTTCTTGGAAACAATATGTGTTCCATTTGCGGGTCTTGCCATCCTACTCTGGCCGTTGGCTGTTGTTGGGGCAGTGTTGGGATCTATGGTGGCTAGTATCTTTCTTGGTGCTTACGCTGGAGTGATTGTTTATCAG GAATCCTCAATTTGGTTGGGGCTTTGCTATATCGTTGCATCGCTGGCCATATATGATGAACACAGCAATGACATCCTTGACATGCCAGAAGGATCCTGCTTTCCAAG GCCAAAGTACCGAAAGAAGGCTGAATTGCTCCGGACcaactctctctcactctctgtcTCAAGGCCCGGCTCTTTTAAAAATGCTCCCACCCGCTCAGCTTCATTCACTGGTCCTATCATTGAATTGAAGCCCCTTGAG TTCATTGATACCTTATTTAAGGAGTGTAAACACCATGGTCAAATATTGGTTGCTGACGGAACTATTACGCTTCAAGACCTTGAAGACGCCAAGTCCAGTCAAGGCAGCAGAGTCATTAGCATTGGCTTACCTGCATATTGCCTTCTTCAGACACTACTGCGATCCGCAAAAGCCAATTCACCAGGAATATTGTTAA GTGACAATGTTACCGAGATAACTAACACAAACAGACCAAAAGAAAAGTTTTTTGATTGGTTTTTCAATCCGCTGTCGATCATCAAGGACCAGATAAAAGCAGAAAACCTTTCCGAAGCAGAAGAGGCTTACCTTTGCAAATTAGTTCTGCTGACTGGGGATCCTTTGAGGTTGAAACAATCGAACATTGGCACACCACCGGAATCAGAGCGTAAACAGGCTGAACTTGACGCATTGGCTCGAAG ACTCCAAGGCATCACTAAATCTATCTCGAGGTTTCCAACTTTCAGGCGCCGATTCGAGAATCTTGTCGACGCCATCTCCGATGATCTTGCACAGAATGGTAACGGTAGCAGCAAATTGAGCAGTGGACCTAGAACAGTTCCGAGGTCAAAGAGCGCCTTTGCCCAGCTCTTCAGCCACAAATCCTTTAGCTTTAGCAACGCAAGCAACCATGGGACTGACCCAGAGTCACGGCTAGTTGTAAGAGACGTGACAATCACATAG
- the LOC126609963 gene encoding BAG family molecular chaperone regulator 2-like, with the protein MIKLRANRFCRSFSSCKLISSSNSKSKSKAADQKEFGGGNTISNGEIKWERRPGGMLVQRRETAAESSAGEGMISVRVSTVSHFHDISIEATSTFGELKMILSLVNGMEAREQRLLYKGKQREDGEYLHMVGVRDKEKVLLLQDPAIKEMKLLHGTGTPTTCRSIRV; encoded by the exons ATGATTAAGCTGAGGGCAAACAGGTTTTGCAGAAGCTTTAGCAGCTGCAAGCTCATCAGCAGCAGCAATAGTAAAAGCAAGAGTAAAGCTGCTGATCAAAAAGAGTTTGGAGGAGGCAATACTATTAGCAATGGTGAAATCAAATGGGAGCGTCGACCGGGAGGCATGCTTGTTCAGAGGAGGGAGACGGCGGCCGAAAGCAGTGCAGGAGAAGGCATGATCTCGGTTCGAGTGTCAACTGTGTCTCATTTCCATGATATCTCCATTGAAGCCACTTCCACATTTG GCGAATTAAAGATGATATTGTCACTGGTGAATGGTATGGAGGCAAGAGAGCAAAGACTTCTTtacaaaggaaaacaaagagAGGATGGGGAATATTTACACATGGTTGGAgttagggacaaggagaaagtgcTTCTACTCCAAGATCCAGCTATCAAGGAAATGAAGCTTCTTCATGGAACTGGAACTCCTACGACTTGTCGTTCGATTCGTGTTTGA